In a genomic window of Flavobacteriales bacterium:
- a CDS encoding T9SS type A sorting domain-containing protein, whose translation MNAARKSLLGLFLCPLMALGQAIVGAEYFIDADPGVGNGFAFAVSPGDSTTTVFSAPLGALPTGMHLIGVRHRDALGHWSHSLAKPFYAYTVDFTDPPTPGITAAEYFIDADPGVGNGTAFALTPGDSTSTTFLIDASALMPGFHVVGVRHRNADGRWSHMLSRSVFIFDAAFDPPATGPITSAEYFIDTDPGVGNGNTFAVTPGDSTTTTFAVDVSALPAGFHLVGVRHKDADGRWSHAIARSLYIFPAGFVEPPTGPVTAAEYFLDTDPGVGNGTAFAVTSGDSTTTTFVLDVSALSPGFHIANVRHKNADGRWSHAFARSFYVYPAIFSNPASPALVAGEYFFDSDPGVGNATGFTVTAADSVTYAIASVDISALSLGFHQFCTRFRDAAGKWGHAQARPVFIQPATPGSGQLVIGEYFFDTDPGQGAGIAFATGAPADSIDVNLTLASDALPPGPHTASVRVRGADGKWSHVQARPFDVEDAGSAYRTINSGNWADPLIWERYNGSSWVPTGAAPSHVSGTITVRNGHSVNVNAATSMDEVTVESGGALTVAATATVMDGVGFDVDVLGALTLSNGGLLTGTGTVRIVHQFFWTGGATASGLTISIESTGTSTVNCGCTLIHGGIIQNAGTWTVINGNLHGTGEFNNLAGGVLSIQGAYDINNAWGIALYNGGSVQVNVALHYTFFTSVFVNLGGGTVTVSGGELWVNGFTNGGGVICSGSGIVRVVGGSFVNNVGGYATNGYIIVNGGTLVANASLSILHLYILSGSVSGTGGIQLLGGGTLTCTGGSIVAGCVVSTSVTTVVTFNAPTVFYNYGSIIVGGPWNHVSGSLHGNGSVTVLSTAVVTITGVWDPYDSWQNSLVCHGAISVNVPLAFAFTGQVDVEVTGVVTVVNGVLWTYGFNNGGTLVCLGSSVLRISGGVFVHEVGGSTSTAGIILAGGTLIAQAPLDILHFWLEGGTLQGPQPVNIITGGTFTWTGGTIHASCVLNLAVGVVSVFNTTVSVYCYGAIYNGGTWSFNGGNLIGDGAFHNLATGVFTINGVLDIDFSWELVFYNAGVVNKGTALVFTHYGGAFHNLTGGVVNVLAGEYRFKGGYFNHGSIVTTGLAELCGCGGTFTNENGGEAANGRVVIRDGALVVNWAFNVKHFKLDTGGQVFGPFELKVIDGGTFVWIGGTIEASAIVDLAINVVTTFNPVASVFCHGVIHHRGTWNFNGGDLKGDGTFHNYLGAIVYINGVLDVDLSWRLLVYNAGEFRKVAGGIFTHYATYFHNLVGGLVHIVDGEYRFKGGFYNYGSITYAGLGKLCGCGGTFYNENGGEASNGRVVIRNASLIVNWAFDVKHFELEDGAQVFGPLEVKVIDGGTFKWIGGTIEASAIIDLAINVVTTFNPVASVFCHGVIHHRGTWNFNGGDLKGDGTFHNYLGAIVYIYGVLDVDLSWRLLVYNAGEFRKMNGGIFTHYATYFHNLAGGLVHIVDGEYRFKGGFYNHGSITYAGLGKLCGCGGTFYNENGGEASNGRVVIRNASLVVNWDFDVKHFELEDGAQVFGPFMVKVIDGGTFKWIGGTIEASAIIDIAINVVTTFNPVASVFCHGVIHHRGTWNFDGGKLWGGGVFNNLSAGLILITGTSDPADSWRVALNNAGIYRMNCGCAFRHWGGAFTNLTGGKLEVLQGTLLLDDVFVGDQYGEILVALGATLNLSAGVDWRGSKAICHGLLQCPDFRFKGMLAQELGGDGTITHIRIDNASGVDLSGHVKVSVTIILVNGFVRCGDYSITLENPLITALVGGSASSRFVCEGLGGFRRAINGASCFYPVGTSTKYCPITLSLTSGPQDICGVRLRPTVNTSYGAIGVESGTMVSSHVVGCTWVLDEATPGSNAFDAIVQWEGSHELTGFTRPNCTVAYYTIGGWATGIYGPASGTDPYSRIIIGLTNPREICVADPAADLGGDVVDCLGVIGGSALPGTPCDDNDNGTTADTWTANCDCEGTPIPTCTTDLDFVYQADGTDDLTWQIFEQGNSNLVQSGGGALIGNGSEATCLPDGCFYLVVTDGGGDGIVNGGYLLKINSSVRLIDNLYGTFGEGGFTSGGTSQIAANEGFCLPVGTDRLIFTSCDRRDWKISPCGGEFVVANANQDVSDEYGVNNANSGYQMWWYAPNGGYSFKRFQSHNTSNGLPASATRAAHFQLNAWTGNQLVEGGFYNVKVRGRVNGTYNNWGPACRLVVNSTEAQCPRTKLMDLPGNQYLSCGQSRTIGTNVYVHAKPVRRMNNNCNWVNANRYQFRFRIPSENITIVKTSATGQYWVNTNGLACGKTYEVDVRASFNNGSTWCHSSDPYGDICLLTTTCSFGMAEEGGSTTASEARVAMYPNPNNGDQLFLSLSSVEEGVESINVDIYDSFGKRVAQRTIGVQDGYVNTAIALNGELANGMYLVSITAGSTIQTERLVIQK comes from the coding sequence ATGAACGCGGCACGCAAGTCCCTGCTCGGCCTGTTCCTGTGCCCTTTGATGGCGCTGGGCCAGGCCATCGTGGGTGCGGAGTATTTCATCGATGCTGACCCCGGCGTCGGCAACGGTTTCGCCTTCGCTGTTTCCCCCGGCGATAGCACAACCACGGTCTTCAGCGCACCGCTGGGCGCGCTGCCGACCGGCATGCACCTGATCGGGGTTCGCCATCGGGATGCACTTGGACACTGGAGCCATTCCCTGGCCAAGCCGTTCTATGCCTACACCGTCGACTTCACCGATCCGCCAACGCCGGGGATCACGGCAGCGGAGTACTTCATTGATGCCGACCCGGGCGTAGGCAACGGCACCGCCTTCGCGCTGACTCCCGGCGACAGCACGAGCACGACCTTCCTCATCGATGCCAGCGCACTGATGCCCGGCTTTCATGTGGTGGGTGTGCGCCACAGGAACGCGGACGGGCGATGGAGCCACATGCTCTCGCGCAGCGTGTTCATCTTCGATGCGGCTTTCGATCCGCCAGCCACTGGCCCGATCACTTCCGCCGAGTACTTCATCGATACGGACCCTGGTGTAGGGAACGGGAACACCTTCGCTGTAACGCCCGGCGATAGCACGACCACCACGTTCGCTGTGGATGTGAGCGCGCTGCCTGCCGGTTTCCACTTGGTGGGTGTCCGGCATAAGGACGCGGACGGTCGCTGGAGCCACGCCATCGCGCGCAGCTTGTACATCTTCCCGGCAGGGTTCGTTGAGCCGCCCACCGGGCCGGTCACAGCCGCGGAGTACTTCCTGGACACCGACCCGGGCGTGGGCAACGGCACCGCCTTCGCGGTGACCTCTGGCGACAGCACCACCACCACCTTCGTGCTTGATGTGAGTGCGCTCTCCCCGGGCTTCCACATAGCCAATGTGCGCCACAAGAATGCCGATGGCCGTTGGAGCCATGCGTTCGCCAGATCGTTCTATGTGTACCCCGCGATCTTCTCGAACCCGGCCAGCCCCGCTCTAGTAGCGGGGGAGTACTTCTTCGATTCCGATCCCGGTGTGGGGAACGCCACGGGCTTCACCGTGACTGCTGCCGACAGCGTGACCTACGCTATCGCCAGTGTGGACATCTCGGCTCTCAGCCTTGGCTTCCACCAGTTCTGTACGCGGTTCCGGGATGCCGCCGGCAAATGGGGCCATGCTCAAGCGCGGCCGGTATTCATCCAGCCGGCAACTCCCGGCTCTGGGCAGCTGGTGATCGGCGAATATTTCTTCGATACCGATCCCGGACAGGGCGCCGGTATCGCATTCGCCACGGGAGCGCCTGCCGACTCGATCGACGTCAACCTGACCCTTGCGAGCGATGCATTGCCTCCAGGGCCGCACACCGCCAGTGTCCGCGTACGTGGTGCCGATGGCAAGTGGAGCCATGTGCAGGCTCGTCCCTTCGATGTGGAGGACGCGGGTTCGGCTTACCGCACCATCAACAGCGGCAACTGGGCGGATCCGCTCATCTGGGAGCGCTACAATGGCAGCAGCTGGGTGCCCACCGGCGCCGCTCCATCGCATGTGAGCGGCACCATCACCGTGCGCAACGGGCACAGCGTGAACGTGAACGCCGCGACGAGCATGGATGAGGTGACGGTGGAGAGCGGCGGCGCATTGACGGTAGCGGCAACCGCCACGGTCATGGATGGCGTCGGCTTCGATGTGGACGTGCTTGGGGCGCTCACTCTTTCGAACGGAGGCCTGCTCACGGGCACCGGCACCGTGCGGATCGTGCACCAGTTCTTCTGGACCGGCGGCGCAACGGCCAGCGGGCTCACGATCTCCATTGAATCCACGGGCACCAGCACGGTGAATTGCGGCTGCACCCTGATCCATGGAGGCATCATCCAGAATGCCGGGACCTGGACCGTGATCAACGGCAATCTGCACGGCACGGGCGAGTTCAACAACCTCGCAGGCGGCGTGCTCAGCATCCAGGGCGCCTACGACATCAACAATGCGTGGGGCATCGCGCTCTACAACGGTGGCAGCGTGCAGGTCAACGTCGCGTTGCACTACACCTTCTTCACCTCGGTCTTCGTGAACCTCGGCGGGGGCACGGTCACTGTTTCAGGTGGCGAGCTCTGGGTGAACGGATTCACCAACGGTGGTGGCGTCATCTGCTCGGGCAGTGGCATCGTCCGCGTGGTGGGCGGCAGTTTTGTGAACAACGTCGGGGGCTATGCCACCAACGGATACATCATCGTGAACGGCGGCACCCTCGTCGCGAATGCTTCGCTGAGCATCCTGCACCTCTACATCCTCAGTGGATCGGTGAGCGGCACCGGGGGCATCCAACTGCTCGGAGGCGGCACGCTCACCTGCACCGGCGGCAGCATCGTTGCTGGCTGCGTGGTGAGCACTTCGGTAACGACCGTGGTGACCTTCAATGCCCCGACGGTCTTCTACAATTACGGATCGATCATCGTAGGCGGCCCATGGAACCATGTGAGCGGCAGCCTGCATGGCAACGGAAGCGTCACCGTGCTGAGCACGGCGGTGGTGACCATCACGGGCGTATGGGACCCCTACGATAGCTGGCAGAATTCGCTGGTGTGCCATGGCGCCATCAGCGTGAACGTGCCGCTCGCCTTCGCCTTCACCGGCCAGGTGGATGTGGAAGTGACCGGCGTGGTGACCGTGGTGAACGGCGTGCTTTGGACCTACGGCTTCAATAACGGCGGCACGCTGGTCTGCCTCGGCTCCTCGGTGCTGCGCATCTCCGGCGGCGTTTTCGTGCATGAGGTGGGCGGCAGCACGAGCACGGCAGGCATCATCCTCGCGGGCGGCACGCTCATCGCGCAAGCACCGCTGGACATCCTGCACTTCTGGCTCGAGGGCGGCACGCTGCAAGGCCCGCAACCGGTGAACATCATCACGGGTGGCACCTTCACCTGGACGGGCGGAACGATCCATGCCTCGTGTGTCCTGAACCTCGCCGTGGGCGTGGTGAGCGTGTTCAACACGACCGTGAGCGTCTATTGCTACGGAGCCATCTACAACGGCGGCACATGGAGCTTCAACGGCGGCAACCTGATCGGCGACGGGGCCTTCCACAACCTGGCCACGGGCGTGTTCACGATCAACGGTGTGCTCGACATCGACTTCTCATGGGAGCTGGTCTTCTACAACGCGGGCGTCGTCAACAAGGGCACGGCGCTGGTGTTCACGCACTACGGCGGCGCCTTCCACAACCTGACGGGCGGTGTGGTGAATGTGCTTGCAGGCGAGTACCGCTTCAAGGGCGGCTACTTCAACCACGGCAGTATCGTCACCACCGGCCTGGCCGAACTCTGCGGCTGCGGCGGCACCTTCACGAATGAGAACGGTGGAGAAGCGGCGAACGGCCGCGTAGTGATCCGCGATGGCGCATTGGTGGTGAACTGGGCCTTCAACGTGAAGCACTTCAAGCTCGACACCGGCGGACAGGTGTTCGGCCCATTCGAGCTGAAGGTCATTGACGGCGGAACTTTCGTCTGGATCGGTGGAACGATCGAGGCCTCAGCCATCGTCGACCTCGCGATCAACGTGGTCACGACTTTCAATCCAGTGGCGAGCGTCTTCTGCCATGGGGTCATCCACCATCGCGGCACGTGGAACTTCAATGGCGGCGACCTGAAGGGCGACGGCACCTTCCACAACTACCTGGGCGCGATCGTCTACATCAACGGGGTGCTCGATGTGGACCTCTCCTGGCGGCTGCTCGTGTACAACGCCGGTGAATTCCGGAAAGTGGCGGGCGGGATCTTCACGCACTACGCCACCTACTTCCACAACCTCGTAGGCGGCTTGGTGCACATCGTCGACGGCGAGTACCGCTTCAAGGGCGGCTTCTACAATTACGGCAGCATCACCTACGCCGGCCTCGGCAAGCTCTGCGGCTGTGGCGGCACTTTCTACAACGAGAACGGCGGTGAGGCCAGCAACGGCCGCGTGGTGATCCGCAACGCGAGCCTGATCGTGAACTGGGCCTTCGACGTGAAGCACTTCGAACTAGAGGATGGCGCGCAGGTCTTCGGGCCGTTGGAAGTGAAGGTGATCGATGGCGGCACTTTCAAGTGGATCGGCGGAACGATCGAGGCCTCGGCCATCATCGACCTCGCGATCAACGTGGTCACGACATTCAATCCAGTGGCGAGCGTCTTCTGCCACGGGGTCATCCACCATCGCGGCACATGGAACTTCAACGGCGGCGACCTGAAAGGCGACGGAACCTTCCACAATTACCTGGGCGCCATCGTGTACATCTATGGCGTGCTGGATGTGGACCTCTCGTGGCGCCTGCTGGTGTACAACGCCGGTGAATTCCGCAAGATGAACGGCGGCATCTTCACGCACTACGCCACCTACTTCCACAACCTCGCTGGAGGCCTCGTGCACATCGTGGATGGCGAGTACCGCTTCAAGGGCGGCTTCTACAACCACGGCAGCATCACCTACGCCGGCCTGGGCAAGCTCTGCGGCTGCGGCGGCACCTTCTACAACGAGAACGGCGGCGAGGCCAGCAACGGCCGCGTGGTGATCCGCAACGCATCGCTCGTGGTGAACTGGGACTTCGATGTGAAGCACTTCGAGCTGGAGGACGGCGCGCAGGTCTTCGGTCCGTTCATGGTGAAGGTGATCGATGGCGGCACCTTCAAGTGGATCGGCGGTACCATCGAGGCCTCGGCGATCATCGATATCGCGATCAACGTGGTCACCACCTTCAACCCGGTGGCGAGCGTGTTCTGCCACGGCGTGATCCACCATCGCGGCACGTGGAACTTCGACGGCGGCAAGCTCTGGGGCGGCGGGGTGTTCAACAACCTGAGCGCTGGCTTGATCCTGATCACCGGCACATCGGATCCAGCGGACTCATGGCGCGTGGCATTGAACAACGCGGGCATCTACCGCATGAACTGCGGCTGCGCCTTCCGCCATTGGGGCGGTGCTTTCACGAACCTCACGGGCGGCAAGCTCGAAGTGCTGCAAGGGACGCTGCTGCTCGATGATGTCTTCGTGGGCGATCAATACGGTGAGATCCTCGTCGCACTGGGCGCCACGCTGAACCTGAGTGCCGGAGTGGATTGGCGCGGCTCCAAGGCGATCTGCCATGGCCTGCTGCAATGCCCGGACTTCCGCTTCAAGGGCATGTTGGCGCAGGAGCTGGGCGGCGACGGCACCATCACGCACATCCGCATCGACAATGCTTCTGGAGTGGACCTGAGCGGGCATGTGAAGGTGAGCGTCACCATCATCCTGGTGAATGGCTTCGTGCGCTGCGGGGATTACAGCATCACGCTTGAGAACCCGTTGATCACCGCGCTCGTCGGCGGCAGCGCGTCAAGCCGATTCGTGTGCGAAGGACTGGGCGGTTTCCGTCGCGCGATCAATGGTGCCAGCTGCTTCTATCCCGTCGGCACATCAACGAAGTACTGTCCGATCACGCTGAGCCTCACCAGCGGTCCACAGGACATCTGCGGTGTGCGCCTGCGGCCCACGGTGAACACCTCGTACGGCGCCATTGGCGTGGAGTCGGGCACGATGGTATCCAGCCATGTCGTGGGCTGCACCTGGGTGCTCGATGAAGCCACGCCGGGCAGCAATGCCTTCGATGCGATCGTGCAATGGGAGGGCTCCCATGAGTTGACCGGCTTCACACGCCCCAACTGCACCGTGGCCTACTACACCATCGGTGGCTGGGCGACTGGCATTTACGGTCCGGCCAGCGGCACCGATCCCTACTCACGCATCATCATCGGACTGACCAATCCGCGCGAGATCTGCGTTGCGGACCCCGCTGCCGATCTCGGTGGTGACGTGGTGGATTGCCTCGGCGTGATCGGTGGAAGCGCGTTGCCCGGAACGCCTTGTGACGACAACGACAACGGCACCACCGCTGACACTTGGACGGCGAACTGCGATTGCGAGGGCACGCCGATCCCGACCTGCACCACCGACCTGGACTTCGTGTACCAGGCCGATGGCACCGACGACCTCACGTGGCAGATCTTCGAGCAAGGCAACAGCAATCTGGTGCAGAGCGGTGGCGGCGCCTTGATCGGCAACGGCTCTGAGGCCACCTGCCTGCCGGATGGCTGCTTCTACCTGGTGGTCACCGATGGCGGGGGCGACGGCATCGTGAACGGCGGCTACCTGCTGAAGATCAACAGCAGCGTGCGCCTGATCGATAACCTCTACGGCACCTTCGGCGAGGGCGGCTTCACCAGCGGAGGCACCAGCCAGATCGCTGCCAACGAAGGCTTCTGCCTGCCCGTGGGCACCGACCGCCTGATCTTCACCAGCTGCGACCGGCGCGACTGGAAGATCAGCCCATGCGGCGGCGAGTTCGTGGTGGCCAATGCCAACCAGGACGTGAGCGATGAGTACGGCGTGAACAACGCCAACAGCGGCTACCAGATGTGGTGGTATGCGCCCAACGGCGGCTACAGCTTCAAGCGCTTCCAGAGCCACAACACGAGCAACGGCCTCCCGGCCAGCGCAACCCGCGCGGCCCACTTCCAGCTCAACGCATGGACCGGCAATCAATTGGTGGAGGGCGGCTTCTACAACGTGAAGGTGCGCGGCCGCGTGAACGGCACCTACAACAACTGGGGCCCTGCCTGCCGCCTGGTGGTGAACAGCACGGAGGCCCAGTGCCCCCGCACCAAGCTCATGGACCTGCCCGGCAACCAGTACCTGAGCTGCGGACAGAGCCGTACGATCGGCACCAACGTGTATGTCCATGCCAAGCCCGTGCGCCGCATGAACAACAACTGCAACTGGGTGAACGCGAACCGCTACCAGTTCCGCTTCCGCATCCCATCGGAGAACATCACCATCGTGAAGACCAGCGCCACGGGGCAGTACTGGGTGAACACCAACGGCCTCGCCTGCGGCAAGACCTACGAGGTGGATGTGCGCGCGAGCTTCAACAATGGCTCCACCTGGTGCCACAGCAGCGACCCCTACGGCGACATCTGCCTGCTCACCACCACCTGCAGCTTCGGCATGGCTGAAGAGGGCGGCAGCACCACGGCGAGCGAGGCCCGCGTGGCGATGTACCCGAACCCCAACAACGGCGATCAGCTCTTCTTGAGCCTGAGCAGCGTTGAGGAGGGCGTGGAGAGCATCAACGTGGACATCTACGACAGCTTCGGCAAGCGCGTGGCCCAGCGCACCATCGGGGTGCAGGACGGCTACGTGAACACCGCCATCGCCCTGAACGGGGAGCTGGCCAACGGCATGTACCTGGTGAGCATCACCGCTGGAAGCACGATCCAAACCGAGCGCCTGGTGATCCAGAAGTAG
- a CDS encoding T9SS C-terminal target domain-containing protein codes for MNHTLSLLMLGTVAVALPACKKKEGCTDPSALNYDADADKDCCCEYATLRQFTVTDLGGGVNQVEGETDVDFTFSSDKKWLMKGFLYVNSGATLTVQPGTIVKGDKDSKGTLIVRRGGKLNADGTASNPIVFTSNQPVGTRTYGDWGGIVLCGRAPHNQPSDPVIEGGPDASFGGSDANDNSGILRYVRIEFCGIAFQPNQEINGLTLGAVGSGTTIDHVQVSYSGDDSYEWFGGNVNAKHLIAFRGWDDDFDQDFGWQGKVQWAVSLRDPAIADQSSSNGFECDNDAAGNAASPYSQGTWSNVSIFGPQVSPAPNSLYKRALHLRRNTQTRVFNSVFAGYPTGLYIDGNSTQANATNGDLMFRGNVLAGMGTAIDAPSGQTWDAAAATAWFNTAGWGNSVLTNNSDLMVNDPFNLSSPNFRPDAGSPLLTGANFSWSPITDSFFTPTTYRGAFGSEDWTAGWANWDPQNTPY; via the coding sequence ATGAACCACACGCTGAGCCTGCTGATGCTGGGCACCGTGGCCGTTGCCTTGCCGGCATGCAAGAAGAAGGAAGGCTGCACCGACCCCTCCGCCCTGAACTACGACGCCGATGCGGACAAGGACTGCTGCTGCGAATACGCAACGCTGCGCCAATTCACCGTGACCGACCTCGGTGGCGGCGTGAACCAGGTGGAAGGCGAGACGGACGTTGACTTCACCTTCAGCTCTGACAAGAAGTGGCTGATGAAGGGCTTCCTGTACGTGAACAGCGGCGCCACGCTCACCGTGCAGCCCGGCACGATCGTGAAGGGCGACAAGGACAGCAAGGGCACCTTGATCGTCCGCCGCGGCGGCAAGCTCAATGCAGACGGCACCGCGAGCAACCCCATCGTGTTCACCAGCAACCAGCCCGTGGGAACACGCACCTACGGTGACTGGGGCGGCATCGTGCTCTGCGGCCGAGCTCCGCACAATCAGCCGAGCGACCCCGTGATCGAGGGCGGACCCGATGCTTCGTTCGGCGGCTCCGACGCGAATGACAACAGCGGCATCCTCCGCTACGTGCGCATCGAGTTCTGCGGCATCGCCTTCCAGCCCAACCAGGAGATCAACGGGCTCACCTTGGGAGCCGTGGGAAGCGGCACCACCATCGACCATGTGCAGGTGAGCTATAGCGGGGACGACAGCTACGAGTGGTTCGGCGGCAATGTGAACGCCAAGCACCTCATCGCATTCCGCGGCTGGGACGATGACTTCGACCAGGACTTCGGCTGGCAGGGCAAGGTGCAGTGGGCCGTTAGCCTGCGCGACCCCGCCATAGCCGATCAGAGCAGCAGCAACGGGTTCGAGTGCGACAACGATGCCGCAGGAAACGCCGCATCGCCTTACAGCCAGGGAACCTGGAGCAACGTCAGCATCTTCGGCCCGCAGGTAAGCCCAGCACCGAACAGCCTCTACAAGCGGGCACTGCACCTGCGTCGCAACACGCAGACCCGCGTGTTCAACAGCGTCTTCGCAGGATACCCAACTGGCCTGTACATCGATGGCAACAGCACGCAGGCCAATGCCACCAACGGCGACCTGATGTTCCGCGGCAACGTGCTCGCAGGGATGGGCACCGCCATCGATGCGCCCTCTGGCCAGACGTGGGACGCCGCTGCGGCCACCGCTTGGTTCAATACGGCCGGCTGGGGCAACTCCGTGCTCACCAACAACTCGGACCTGATGGTGAACGACCCATTCAATCTGAGCAGCCCCAATTTCCGCCCCGACGCCGGCAGCCCGCTCTTGACAGGCGCCAACTTCAGCTGGAGCCCGATCACCGACAGCTTCTTCACCCCTACCACCTACCGCGGCGCCTTCGGCAGCGAGGATTGGACCGCTGGCTGGGCCAACTGGGACCCGCAGAACACGCCCTACTGA